The following is a genomic window from Solirubrobacterales bacterium.
ACCAGGCAGACCTCGCGCCGCAGCTCGAGCGGATCGCGCTCGCGAACGTCACCTCCCTCGTAGCGAACCAACCCCGAAATCGGATCGGCGAGCCGGTTGAGCAGCCGCAGCAGGGTCGACTTGCCGCTCCCCGAGGGCCCTGCGACGCAAGTTGCCCCATTGGGCAGCGACGCCGTGACCTCCTGGAGCACGACCTTCGAGTCCCGCTCGATGGTCACCCGCTCGAGCTCGAACAGCACCGGGTGATTATCTCGCCCAGTCCGCAGGCTATCGGTGGCGGGGAAGCCTCAGCACGTCGGATCTCGCCGCGCTGCACCAGCCGACGTCCGGTTGCAGCTGGCGTCTCAGCTTCGCTACATAACGGCCGCGGGTACGGTTCGTGGGAATCCCGTATGACCACTCGCCGAAGTGCCCGTCGTAGTCAGGGGTGCCGCCGGCCACCTTCACCTTTCGGCCGCCAGGCTTGATCTTGAACACCCTCACCCGGGACTTCTGAAGGCAGCCTCCAGTCAGGTACCCAGAGAAGATGCGTTCCCCGCCGTATCGCCCCAAATCGAGTGAGACGGATCGCCGATATCGGGGGCAGCCGTCGCTCTTCTCCGGAGCGAAGATCTGAGGACAGAGATCGATTGGATCAAGCAAGCCGTCGGCATCGGCGTCCGGAGGGCCGGCGCTGGACAGGTACCGAGCCAAGGCCCCGTAGCTCTCCGCAATCGAGATGCCGTCGTTGTATTCCGCGGATCCGCCCACCACGACCCTCCCGTCCGGCTGTACGGCGATGCTGCTCGCAGAGTCGCCGTAGCCCATCTCGGTGGCCAGCATGCCGTCGCCTGAGAACCCGGCGTCCAGGTCGCCGTCGAGCTCGTAGCGCGCCAGGGCGAAGTCCCGATTGAAGTCCCGAGTTGCGTAGCCGGCCGCGAGCAGCCTGTCGGATTGGAACACGACATCCCGCGCGGCAGCGCCCCGTTCGTACCTGTCGGTCACCCCGAAATCCGTCGTGACGACTCCTTCGCCTCCAAAGGTCGCGTCAAGCAACCCATCGGCGTCGAACCTGGCCAGCGCGAAGTCGCCGGATGTTCCTCCAGCGGCGACGATCTTCCCGTCAGGCTGAATGGCGACGGCGCGACCCCCGTCGCCTCGTGCGTCCGTGAAACCGGCCGTCGCCCTCCCGTCCCCGGAGAAGGAGCTGTCGAGACTCCCGTCCTCGTCGTAGCGGACCACGGCGATGTCGCCTGAGGCCGACCCGCCCACGACGATCTTGCCGTCCGGTTGCAGGGCGATGTCGTGCGCCGTGTCGTCGGCGAAGTCGGTGGTCCGCTTTCCGTCTCCGGAGAAGCTCGCGTCGAGCGTGCCGTCCGGGTCGTAGCGGGCGAGGGCGAAGTCTCTGGAAGGCACGTCGTCCGTGTCCAGCTCGACGGAGTACCCGGCGGCGACGATCTTGCCATCCGGTTGGACCACGAGGGCCTCGGCTCTGTCGTCGTGGCCGCCGAAGTCCATCGTCAATATGCCGTCGCCGGAGAACGTGTTGTCGCGGCTGCCGCCCGGGTTGTAGCGGGCAACGAAGAAGTCGCTGTCGTCTGTCGCGTAGTTGTATTCATGGCCTGCAACGACGATCTTGCCGTCGGGTTGAAGCGCCACGGCGGCGAAGGAACGGGGGTCGGTGCCGGGAGGGTCGGTGACGAAGGAGGCGTCTCTGGCCCCGTCGGGATTGAAACGAACGAGACCGTAGTCTCCGACGGAGACGATCTTGCCGTCGCCCTGGAGCACCACGTCCGCGAACCCCGGCTCACGCAGGTCGTAGTCGGCGGCTGAGTAGCCCACCAGCTTGCCGTCGCCGCTGAAGTTAGGGTCGAGGTCGCCCGGGGTCGCCGCAGCCGACGTCGTCCCAAGCCAGAAGCAGCCAAGAAGCGTCAGAGCCGCCGCGAGCACACGCGTCACGCGCCGTCCGATCACTTTGTCACCCGCAGCATGGGAGAGCGAGCTCCTTCGCAGACCCCGAAATTCCACTCCAGGCTCCTCTTCACCTTCGCGTAGTACCACCCCGGGTGACGCGGGAAGCGCACCCAATAGACGGATGCGGAACTGGGCCGGCTAACCCGGACGTCATCTCCGGGTCGGTGCCTGAAGACCGTGACGCGAGAGTCTTCCCGGCAGTCGCGCTCGTTGGACGACACCCGACCCCTGAAGGCCGCGTCCCGATCGGAGTAGCGGATCGTGACCGTCCGGGAGTAGTGCGGACATCCGTCCGGCTCGGCCCCGAAGACGTGATCACAGAGATCCGCGTCGTCGGCCACTCCGTCGGCGTCGGCATCGGCTGGTTCCAAGGTGTCGATGCGAAAGCGCACCAGCGCGAAATCGCCGGGCTGGTCATAACCGGGCGCCGACCGCCCCGCCGCCACGATCTTGCCGTCCGATTGGATCACCAGGGCCCGGGCCCGGTCGACGTTGAAGTGCCCGAAATCGGCGACTGCGCCGGGTGGAAATGGCGACTCCCTCTGTTGGCGTGGGCCACCGAACTGGGAGTCCAGGGAGCTGCTCGAGTGCCACCGGGCGACCAGGAAGTCCTCGGACTTGCTGAACCAGGTCCACCCGGCCGCGAGGATCCCCCCGTTCGCCTGGATTGCGAGCGCCCTGGCGCCCGCAGAGTCGAGCTGCCCCTCGCCATCGAAGCTCGAATCCTGCGAGCCGCCCGGGTTGTATCGGGCGACCGCAAGCAGGGAGAACAGCCCGAGATCGGAGAACTGCTCGCGGCCGAGGACCCCGCCGAGGACGATCTTGCCGTCTTGCTGCACCGCGACGGCATGCGCCCGCGCGTTCCCGTAGGACTGGGAGATGTCAGTGATCAAGATGCCGTCGCCCGAGAAGGTGGAGTCCGGTGTGCCGTCGGCCTGGTATCGCGCCAGCGCAAAGAACTGAGGGGCGTCGTAAAAACTCTGCTTCCTGAATGCAGAACCGGCGGCAACGATCCTGCCGTCGCCCTGCAAGGCAACGGCATACGCAGTGTCGGCCTTGCTCGCGAAGTCCGTGGTGACAACGCCGTCGCCGGAGAAGCTCGTGTCAAGGC
Proteins encoded in this region:
- a CDS encoding delta-60 repeat domain-containing protein — protein: MPRLLTAITGLVLVVLLMAPNTHAAPGDLDPTFSGDGKVLTDFAGGDDGASAVAVQPDGKIVAAGFASQAAGGRTFAVVRYTSAGLPDSSFGDDGIVATSFGDGSAAARAIAIEADGDIVVAGTSSQPDTGWDFALARYEPDGGLDTSFGDNGRVTTDFDDVANGINALVVQPTGKLVVAGESEGDFALARYDTDGGLDTSFSGDGVVTTDFASKADTAYAVALQGDGRIVAAGSAFRKQSFYDAPQFFALARYQADGTPDSTFSGDGILITDISQSYGNARAHAVAVQQDGKIVLGGVLGREQFSDLGLFSLLAVARYNPGGSQDSSFDGEGQLDSAGARALAIQANGGILAAGWTWFSKSEDFLVARWHSSSSLDSQFGGPRQQRESPFPPGAVADFGHFNVDRARALVIQSDGKIVAAGRSAPGYDQPGDFALVRFRIDTLEPADADADGVADDADLCDHVFGAEPDGCPHYSRTVTIRYSDRDAAFRGRVSSNERDCREDSRVTVFRHRPGDDVRVSRPSSASVYWVRFPRHPGWYYAKVKRSLEWNFGVCEGARSPMLRVTK